In Legionella sp. PATHC035, a genomic segment contains:
- the ankQ gene encoding Dot/Icm T4SS effector AnkQ/LegA10, whose amino-acid sequence MASSPFQVKKIILSDKLRALINTPQVCIDEINAVLDAELTTVTAGRALDQLTDFIHLVTFLRLKRFSDPLRALQIFADINTTPETAKALVNAIRMAPAQDDKIYELICILAQNEKLSRYTNITHVTPLRFAMIVNKSGSAKEPIYVEEECKEWYLLFDLFGLCKNLPRDLIPLLAKHLCTTSPSAEDLQALRLFLNHLDKLKLLHYELVTVMLPQLNNKRNIVNLQSLLLLLQNNDLLHPQILDQALPWLPHLDVLKIFFSIYYEELQSASSCRETLEKLPLYCQLSLPAAGNFDDVVTTNTPLHLAVIQGTPLSLKQALRLANPKLLLATSYENTALVLACKLADKQSAELILARMRELGCDVNQADHHGMTALHWARLYHFDNLATELIAAGANEKIKTANGKSSTYFAKHQFTLADFKIEGHEIIEDNFKLNNSALTDIAFHADKIALNLKLTSSDEIMDLYQRDGAAQIRSSNRFILFFKTFRTRLIEWLGKQRELDLEAGQSAAARSTPG is encoded by the coding sequence ATGGCATCATCTCCATTCCAGGTAAAAAAAATCATTCTCAGTGATAAACTTAGAGCCTTAATCAACACCCCCCAAGTTTGCATTGATGAAATTAATGCCGTATTGGATGCCGAACTCACTACGGTTACAGCAGGAAGAGCACTCGATCAACTAACTGATTTCATTCATTTAGTTACGTTCCTTCGTTTAAAACGCTTTTCTGATCCTCTTCGAGCGCTGCAAATATTTGCGGATATAAATACAACTCCAGAAACAGCAAAAGCACTCGTTAACGCGATTAGAATGGCTCCAGCGCAAGATGATAAAATTTATGAGCTCATCTGCATTTTAGCTCAAAATGAAAAGCTGTCTCGCTACACCAACATCACCCATGTTACGCCACTGCGTTTTGCCATGATTGTAAATAAATCCGGGAGTGCAAAGGAACCCATATATGTAGAGGAGGAATGCAAGGAATGGTATTTGCTGTTTGACTTATTTGGACTGTGTAAAAATCTACCTCGCGATTTAATTCCCTTACTCGCAAAACATCTTTGCACTACGAGTCCTTCGGCAGAGGATCTTCAAGCCCTCAGATTATTCTTAAATCATTTAGATAAACTTAAGCTGTTACACTACGAACTAGTAACCGTGATGCTGCCCCAGCTCAATAATAAAAGGAACATCGTCAACCTCCAGTCCCTGCTGCTTCTTTTACAAAATAATGATTTGCTCCATCCTCAAATTTTAGACCAAGCACTCCCTTGGTTGCCTCATCTGGATGTGCTTAAGATTTTTTTCTCCATCTATTATGAAGAACTGCAGTCCGCGAGCTCATGTCGAGAAACATTAGAAAAACTCCCCTTATATTGCCAATTGTCTCTTCCTGCTGCCGGCAATTTTGATGATGTAGTGACTACAAACACCCCCTTACACCTGGCAGTTATCCAAGGTACTCCTTTGAGTCTAAAACAAGCATTACGCCTAGCGAATCCCAAACTCCTTTTGGCGACTTCCTATGAAAATACAGCCTTGGTCTTAGCGTGCAAACTGGCTGATAAACAATCTGCAGAGCTTATTCTGGCACGGATGCGTGAATTAGGCTGTGATGTAAATCAGGCTGATCATCACGGGATGACTGCGCTTCATTGGGCGAGATTATACCATTTTGATAATTTAGCTACGGAACTTATTGCTGCAGGGGCCAATGAAAAAATAAAGACCGCCAATGGGAAAAGCAGCACCTACTTTGCAAAACACCAATTTACACTCGCTGATTTCAAAATAGAGGGGCATGAAATTATTGAAGATAATTTCAAATTAAACAATTCCGCTTTAACGGATATTGCCTTTCATGCAGATAAAATAGCCTTAAATTTAAAATTAACCAGTTCCGATGAGATCATGGATTTGTATCAAAGGGACGGGGCAGCTCAAATTCGGTCTTCTAACCGTTTTATTTTATTTTTTAAAACATTTCGTACTCGATTAATTGAATGGTTAGGC